A stretch of the Oncorhynchus clarkii lewisi isolate Uvic-CL-2024 chromosome 9, UVic_Ocla_1.0, whole genome shotgun sequence genome encodes the following:
- the LOC139417443 gene encoding potassium voltage-gated channel subfamily A member 10, translating into MEVAMVDFESLDDIDSSLENELDNSDYPDETAALAVDIPPEQCSFPGSHHLFSPLPNHTSTPQPHRPSSHNPHIWHTSPCPSPSPNNLGVPQSPLMPAHSRRGHPRCASIITNWQKLLNSETQMQSETIFSQLAKECCEDLFVDKTGLDDGDQKVIINIAGLRFETQLKTLDQFPETLLGDPMKRMDYFDPMRNLYFFDRNRPSFDGILYYYQSGGKIRRPANVPLDVFADEIVFYELGSDAMEQFREDEGFIKEVEIPLPTNEMYHQFWLLFEYPESSNAARGVALVSVFVIVISIIIFCLETLPEFRENSLDPVLPTTVTHLMPLDGNQSLGGLGTLFLPSAKPKTITSTFSDPFFIIETACIVWFFFELAVRFVVCPSKSDFFHNLMNIIDIVSIIPYFVTLVTELVTTPDQNSSQAMSLAILRIIRLVRVFRIFKLSRHSKGLQILGQTLKASMRELGLLIFFLFIGVILFSSAIYFAEVDEPSTQFVSIPDGFWWAVVTMTTVGYGDMCPITMGGKMVGTLCAIAGVLTIALPVPVIVSNFNYFYHRETEQEDKQPMADTAELAMKASGDSKHGSSTSLNKTNGTWQGN; encoded by the coding sequence ATGGAGGTGGCTATGGTGGACTTTGAGAGTCTGGACGATATTGACAGCAGCCTGGAAAATGAACTGGACAACTCAGATTACCCTGATGAGACCGCTGCCCTGGCGGTCGACATTCCCCCCGAACAATGCTCCTTCCCCGGCTCTCaccacctcttctcccccctgCCCAACCATACCTCCACCCCCCAGCCTCACCGCCCCTCCTCACACAACCCCCACATTTGGCACACCTCCCCATGCCCGTCCCCGTCCCCCAATAATTTGGGCGTGCCTCAGTCGCCCCTCATGCCAGCCCACAGCAGGAGGGGGCACCCTAGATGTGCCAGCATCATCACCAACTGGCAGAAGTTGCTTAAtagtgagacccagatgcagagcGAGACCATCTTCAGCCAGCTGGCTAAGGAGTGCTGTGAGGATCTGTTTGTGGACAAGACAGGTCTAGACGACGGAGACCAAAAGGTCATCATCAACATCGCCGGGCTACGATTCGAGACGCAACTTAAAACCCTCGACCAGTTCCCTGAGACCCTTCTGGGGGACCCTATGAAGAGGATGGACTACTTTGACCCCATGAGGAACCTGTATTTCTTCGACAGGAACCGGCCCAGCTTCGATGGCATCCTGTACTACTACCAGTCAGGAGGGAAGATCCGTCGGCCGGCCAACGTGCCGCTGGATGTGTTTGCTGATGAGATCGTGTTCTATGAGCTGGGGAGCGACGCCATGGAGCAGTTCAGAGAGGACGAGGGCTTCATCAAGGAAGTGGAGATCCCTCTCCCGACCAATGAGATGTATCACCAGTTCTGGCTGCTGTTCGAGTACCCCGAGAGTTCCAACGCGGCACGCGGCGTGGCGCTGGTTTCTGTGTTTGTCATCGTTATCTCCATCATCATCTTCTGCCTGGAGACGCTGCCGGAGTTCCGGGAAAACTCCCTGGACCCCGTCCTACCCACCACCGTCACGCATCTGATGCCTTTGGATGGGAACCAATCGCTGGGCGGCCTCGGGACCTTGTTCCTGCCCTCGGCCAAGCCCAAAACCATCACCTCCACGTTCTCCGACCCGTTCTTCATCATCGAGACGGCCTGCATCGTCTGGTTCTTCTTCGAGCTGGCTGTGCGCTTCGTGGTTTGTCCCTCCAAGAGCGACTTCTTCCACAACCTCATGAACATCATCGACATTGTCTCCATCATCCCGTACTTCGTCACCTTGGTAACGGAGCTGGTCACCACCCCGGACCAGAACTCCAGCCAGGCAATGTCTCTGGCCATCCTTCGTATCATCCGCCTGGTTAGGGTGTTCAGGATCTTCAAGCTGTCCAGACACTCCAAGGGGCTCCAGATCCTGGGCCAGACACTGAAGGCCAGCATGCGGGAGCTGGGCCTGCTCATCTTCTTCCTCTTCATCGGAGTCATCCTCTTCTCCAGCGCCATCTACTTCGCCGAGGTGGACGAGCCCAGCACGCAGTTCGTCAGCATCCCCGACGGGTTCTGGTGGGCTGTGGTCACCATGACTACAGTGGGCTACGGCGACATGTGCCCGATCACCATGGGGGGAAAGATGGTGGGGACACTCTGTGCCATCGCTGGCGTGCTGACCATCGCCCTGCCCGTCCCCGTCATTGTGTCCAACTTCAACTACTTCTACCACCGGGAGACGGAGCAAGAGGACAAGCAGCCGATGGCAGACACAGCAGAGCTGGCCATGAAGGCCTCAGGAGACAGTAAACATGGGAGTAGCACCTCTCTGAACAAGACCAACGGGACCTGGCAGGGAAACTAG